The following are from one region of the Ruficoccus sp. ZRK36 genome:
- a CDS encoding LamG domain-containing protein, translating to MNIRSILLGGTALIVTPILANAQTMLVEYLFNGTGTTVQNTGTLANADLNMLNSDNQAADLYGSAGSGVSGSASDFSFNNTASTGMGTVSGQSFVGGRAEASSSFSMDSQASFTITGWLNTTALEGSSGNILDLYNTSGENPVGVRLSYSLGSGGTVGSLGLKINGENYPSSTGGGTFHSGGEWVFFAVTYDGTATTNNVVFYIGDKETSVVKNATRSSAEGTVAFTDADMTIGNVEGWNGRPFDGMLDDIRMFGSTTDASGVLSISEIEAYRAADAIPEPSESAMILGGVLLLLALLRRRASK from the coding sequence TCTTTAACGGGACAGGCACCACCGTCCAAAATACCGGCACGCTCGCCAATGCCGACCTGAACATGCTCAATAGTGATAATCAGGCCGCGGACCTCTATGGTAGCGCAGGCTCCGGTGTTTCGGGCTCGGCTTCCGATTTCAGCTTTAACAATACGGCGTCCACCGGTATGGGAACCGTTTCCGGTCAGAGTTTTGTCGGGGGACGTGCTGAAGCTTCGAGCTCCTTCAGCATGGACTCACAGGCGTCCTTTACGATCACCGGTTGGCTCAATACAACCGCCCTTGAAGGGTCGTCCGGGAATATCCTGGATCTGTATAATACGAGTGGTGAAAACCCGGTGGGGGTTCGCCTGTCCTATTCGCTTGGATCGGGGGGTACGGTTGGTTCTCTTGGGCTGAAAATTAATGGTGAGAACTATCCCTCCAGTACGGGAGGTGGCACTTTCCATTCCGGAGGGGAATGGGTGTTCTTTGCTGTGACCTACGATGGTACTGCGACCACGAACAATGTTGTTTTCTACATTGGGGATAAGGAGACCTCGGTCGTCAAGAATGCCACCCGTAGTAGTGCAGAAGGCACGGTTGCCTTTACGGATGCAGACATGACGATCGGTAATGTCGAGGGCTGGAACGGCCGCCCCTTTGACGGTATGCTGGATGATATCCGCATGTTTGGGTCAACGACTGATGCTTCTGGCGTCCTGTCGATCTCCGAGATCGAGGCCTACCGCGCCGCTGATGCCATCCCCGAGCCGAGCGAGTCCGCAATGATCCTCGGTGGTGTCTTACTGCTGCTGGCGCTGCTTCGCCGCCGCGCCTCCAAGTAG